Proteins from a single region of Flaviflexus salsibiostraticola:
- a CDS encoding gluconeogenesis factor YvcK family protein, which translates to MLPTGSRGPHVVAFGGGHGLYATLSALRHVTGNLTAVVTVADDGGSSGRLRSELGILPPGDLRMALSALCDDGEWGQMWRDVLQHRYATDGPLNNHATGNLLIASVWSLLGDNAEGLDFVGRLLGVHGRVLPMSDQPMDIEAEFDESGHKKIVRGQSKVAVAPGRLESLRLIPQDATAHPAVLDAIANADWAVFGPGSWYTSVIPHLMLPDIRQALAASPAKILLALNLTSDTETSDMEHADHIRSFLAHSEGLAPNVVIADPTAIDDLGSLDEAVSAIDAGLILRQIHTADNPAVHDPLRFAAALRDAFEGTMHDVGQSRSQQKR; encoded by the coding sequence ATGCTGCCGACCGGCTCCCGCGGGCCCCACGTTGTCGCCTTCGGTGGTGGCCACGGCCTCTATGCCACCCTGTCCGCCCTCCGTCACGTGACCGGCAATCTCACCGCCGTCGTCACGGTCGCCGATGATGGCGGCTCTTCGGGCCGCCTCCGGTCCGAGCTCGGCATCCTCCCGCCCGGCGACCTGCGGATGGCGCTGTCGGCGCTGTGCGACGACGGGGAGTGGGGCCAGATGTGGCGCGACGTCCTCCAGCACCGCTACGCCACCGACGGCCCCCTCAACAATCATGCGACCGGCAATCTCCTCATCGCGTCCGTGTGGAGCCTCCTTGGTGACAATGCGGAGGGGCTTGACTTCGTCGGTCGTCTGCTCGGCGTTCACGGCCGAGTGCTCCCGATGAGTGACCAGCCGATGGACATCGAGGCGGAGTTCGACGAGTCGGGGCACAAGAAGATCGTCCGCGGACAGTCGAAGGTCGCGGTCGCGCCCGGCAGGCTTGAGAGCCTGCGACTCATACCGCAGGACGCGACAGCGCATCCTGCCGTCCTCGACGCGATCGCGAACGCGGATTGGGCGGTGTTCGGCCCCGGTTCCTGGTACACATCCGTCATCCCGCACCTCATGCTCCCCGATATCCGACAGGCCCTGGCGGCGAGCCCTGCGAAGATCCTTCTCGCGCTCAATCTCACCTCTGACACGGAGACGTCGGACATGGAGCATGCGGACCACATTCGGAGTTTTCTCGCACACTCGGAGGGGCTCGCGCCGAACGTCGTCATCGCGGATCCGACCGCGATCGACGATCTCGGATCGCTCGACGAGGCCGTCTCGGCCATTGATGCCGGCCTGATTCTGCGCCAGATCCATACGGCGGATAATCCGGCTGTCCATGACCCCCTGCGATTCGCGGCGGCACTGCGCGACGCGTTCGAGGGGACGATGCACGACGTTGGCCAGTCGCGCAGTCAGCAGAAGCGGTAA
- the rapZ gene encoding RNase adapter RapZ, translated as MRDIDQTDSFPAWVPGAEAQAVAPEPQAPELVVITGMSGAGKSRTAAVLEDLDWYVVDNLPPRLLKALTGLMSPVGGARRVAVVADVRGREFFAELLTVLDDLKTSGVDHRIIFLDADDDVLVQRYESVRRPHPLQEEGRLLDAVHEERKMLTALRGRADTIIDTSDMSVHDLARQVRTLVAAEGELATRVTVMSFGFKYGLPLDADHVVDVRFISNPYWIGELRNLTGHDAPVQEYVLAQDGVTEFVDRYVDLIASVLEGYERELKPTVTIAVGCTGGKHRSVALSERIAEGLRRRGSRAVTVHRDLGRE; from the coding sequence ATGAGAGACATCGACCAGACGGATTCGTTCCCCGCATGGGTTCCCGGAGCGGAGGCGCAGGCCGTGGCCCCCGAGCCGCAGGCCCCTGAGCTCGTCGTCATCACGGGAATGTCAGGAGCCGGCAAGAGCCGCACGGCCGCCGTGCTCGAGGATCTCGACTGGTACGTTGTCGATAATCTGCCTCCCCGCCTCCTCAAGGCGCTCACCGGCCTCATGTCGCCCGTCGGCGGGGCCCGCCGGGTCGCCGTCGTCGCGGACGTGCGCGGTCGGGAGTTCTTTGCCGAGCTGCTGACCGTGCTCGATGATCTCAAGACCTCAGGTGTGGACCACCGCATCATCTTCCTCGACGCCGATGATGACGTCCTTGTCCAGCGCTACGAATCGGTCCGCCGGCCCCACCCGCTGCAGGAGGAGGGCAGGCTGCTCGATGCCGTCCATGAGGAGCGAAAAATGCTCACCGCGCTGCGCGGGCGCGCGGACACGATCATCGACACGTCCGACATGTCGGTCCACGACCTCGCGCGCCAGGTGCGCACCCTCGTCGCCGCCGAGGGCGAGCTCGCCACCCGGGTGACGGTCATGTCCTTCGGCTTCAAGTACGGGCTTCCGCTCGATGCCGACCATGTCGTCGATGTCCGCTTCATCTCCAATCCCTACTGGATCGGCGAGCTGCGCAATCTGACAGGGCACGATGCCCCCGTCCAGGAATACGTCCTGGCCCAGGATGGGGTCACCGAATTCGTCGATAGGTACGTCGACCTCATCGCCTCCGTTCTCGAGGGGTATGAGCGCGAGCTCAAGCCGACAGTGACGATTGCGGTCGGATGTACGGGCGGGAAGCACCGCAGCGTCGCGCTCTCCGAGCGGATCGCCGAGGGTCTGCGCAGGCGCGGCTCGCGCGCCGTCACCGTCCACCGCGATCTCGGACGGGAGTGA
- the uvrC gene encoding excinuclease ABC subunit UvrC, with protein MADPSTYRPKTSDIPTDPGVYRFIDEDDRVIYVGKAKNLRQRLVSYFQDVALLHPRTAQMVTSAGRVEWVVLNTEVEALTLEYQWIKEFDPRFNVMYRDDKSYPYLAVTMSEKHPRAMITRNAHRRGNRYFGPYTQVWAIRHTLDSLLHTFPVRTCSPGVFRQAERSGRPCLLGYIDKCSAPCVGRISAEDHRDLALELCGFLDGDTGRHIRAREKEMREAASGLDFERAARLRDDVEALKRVVEQNAVVLPDRTDVDVFGLVADELEASVQVFHVRGGRIRGQRGWVTERVENLDDAGLMTALLLQVYGEQGENRLLRGSRDLPEGQARSVDDRTHTPTTAIPREIIVPVMPDDGDALQSWLEERRGARINLHVAQRGDKRRLAETVHENARQALARAKIKRSGDLTQRAKALEDLRDVLGMETAPLRIECFDVSHTQGTHQVASMVVFEDGMPRKSDYRHFIIRGENGDGARDDTAAMDEVLRRRLARVVEGSRDVDEDATSGAIDPDTGRVKRFAYRPHLIVVDGGLPQVNAAQSVVDELGVDVAVVGLAKRLEEVWVPGDDFPVIFPRSSASLHLLQHLRDESHRFAISHHRKRRSKAMTRSQLDAVPGLGPAKQTALLERFGTVAKIRSATVEELATAPGIGPAFAARIHDHFHPSGEDGADQAP; from the coding sequence ATGGCAGACCCCTCCACATACCGTCCCAAGACATCTGACATCCCAACCGATCCGGGTGTCTATCGCTTCATCGACGAGGATGACCGGGTCATCTACGTCGGCAAGGCGAAGAACCTGCGCCAGCGCCTCGTCTCCTACTTCCAGGACGTTGCCCTGCTGCACCCGCGCACCGCCCAGATGGTGACCTCGGCGGGGCGGGTCGAATGGGTCGTGCTCAATACCGAGGTCGAGGCACTCACGCTCGAGTACCAGTGGATCAAGGAGTTCGACCCGCGGTTCAACGTCATGTACCGCGACGACAAGTCGTACCCGTATCTGGCTGTCACGATGTCGGAGAAGCACCCGCGGGCGATGATCACGAGGAACGCCCACCGGCGCGGCAACCGCTACTTCGGCCCGTACACGCAGGTCTGGGCGATCCGCCACACGCTCGATTCGCTCCTCCACACCTTCCCCGTGCGGACCTGCTCGCCGGGCGTGTTCCGGCAGGCGGAGCGGTCCGGCAGGCCGTGCCTGCTCGGCTACATCGATAAGTGTTCAGCCCCCTGCGTGGGGCGGATCAGCGCCGAGGACCACCGAGATCTCGCGCTCGAGCTGTGCGGCTTCCTCGACGGCGACACCGGCCGGCACATCCGTGCCCGTGAGAAGGAGATGAGGGAGGCGGCCTCCGGGCTCGACTTCGAGCGCGCGGCACGGCTGCGGGACGACGTCGAGGCCCTCAAGCGCGTCGTCGAACAGAACGCGGTCGTCCTCCCCGATCGGACGGACGTCGATGTCTTCGGCCTCGTGGCCGATGAGCTTGAGGCGTCGGTCCAGGTCTTCCATGTGCGGGGCGGGCGTATCCGCGGCCAGCGCGGGTGGGTGACGGAGCGGGTGGAGAATCTCGATGATGCGGGGCTCATGACCGCCCTGCTCCTGCAGGTCTACGGCGAGCAGGGAGAGAACAGGCTCCTGCGGGGCTCTCGGGACCTCCCCGAGGGCCAGGCCCGGTCCGTCGATGACCGCACACATACGCCGACGACGGCGATCCCGCGCGAGATCATCGTTCCGGTCATGCCCGATGATGGGGATGCTCTCCAGTCGTGGCTGGAGGAGCGGCGCGGGGCCCGCATCAACCTCCACGTGGCCCAGCGCGGCGACAAGCGCAGGCTCGCCGAGACCGTCCACGAAAACGCGCGGCAGGCGCTTGCCCGCGCCAAGATTAAGCGCTCCGGTGACCTCACGCAGCGCGCGAAAGCGCTCGAGGATCTCCGAGACGTTCTCGGCATGGAGACGGCCCCCCTCCGCATCGAATGCTTCGATGTCTCCCACACGCAGGGCACCCATCAGGTCGCCTCGATGGTCGTCTTCGAGGACGGCATGCCCCGCAAGTCTGACTACCGCCACTTCATCATCCGCGGCGAGAACGGCGACGGCGCCCGCGACGACACGGCGGCGATGGACGAGGTGCTGCGCAGGCGCCTTGCCCGGGTCGTCGAGGGATCGCGCGATGTCGATGAGGACGCGACATCCGGCGCGATCGATCCAGACACGGGCCGGGTCAAGAGATTCGCGTACCGCCCGCACCTCATCGTCGTCGACGGTGGACTCCCGCAGGTCAACGCGGCGCAGAGTGTTGTCGACGAGCTCGGCGTCGATGTCGCCGTGGTCGGGCTCGCGAAGCGGCTTGAGGAGGTCTGGGTGCCCGGGGATGACTTCCCGGTCATCTTCCCCCGCAGCTCCGCCTCCCTCCATCTGCTCCAGCACCTGCGCGACGAATCGCACCGATTCGCGATCTCCCACCACCGCAAACGCCGGTCGAAGGCGATGACGCGCTCCCAGCTCGACGCCGTCCCGGGGCTGGGTCCGGCCAAGCAGACTGCGCTGCTCGAGCGCTTCGGCACGGTGGCGAAGATCCGGTCGGCAACTGTCGAGGAGCTGGCGACAGCCCCCGGCATCGGCCCTGCCTTCGCCGCCAGGATCCACGACCACTTCCACCCGAGCGGCGAGGACGGGGCAGATCAGGCGCCGTGA
- the uvrA gene encoding excinuclease ABC subunit UvrA, with product MTEQIVVQGAREHNLRNVDLDLPRDRLIVFTGLSGSGKSSLAFDTIFAEGQRRYVESLSSYARQFLGQMDKPAVDYIGGLSPAVSIDQKSTSRNPRSTVGTITEVYDYLRLLYARAGIQHCPECGEEVSSQSAEQIVNRIMELPEGTRFQILAPIVRGRKGEYSQLFADLQQQGFSRAKVDGELIRLDSPPTLDKKLRHDIDIVVDRLVRKDSTRRLSDSVETALRLTDGLVVVERMDVEEGERERYRRYSEKRACPNDHVLALEEIEPRTFSFNAPYGACPECSGIGAKLEVDPELVVPDESLSLRDGAILPWAGNKAYFTRQLTALGKEVGFSIDSPWGELSQEVRDILLYGRDYKVEVKYRNRWGRERTYSTGFEGVLDFVKRKREETESEWSKGRYEAYMREIPCPVCRGARLKPEVLAVTVGGLSISELANMSILEVSEFLGRLELDAKQRAVADAVLKETQFRLGFLIDVGLTYLTLARGAAGLSGGEAQRIRLATQIGAALVGVLYVLDEPSIGLHQRDNARLIETLTKLRDLGNTLIVVEHDEDTIRAADYIVDIGPGAGEHGGEIVYAGDYEGLLAEEKSVTGAYLAGRRSIPLPKTRRPIDPEKRIVVTGGRENNLKDVTVEFPRACFVAVTGVSGSGKSTLVNSILYNSLANQLNRARIVPGRHTSVTGLEDLDKVIHVDQSPIGRTPRSNPATYTGVWDRVRKLFAEVPESKIRGYGPGRFSFNVKGGRCESCKGDGTIKIEMSFLPDVYVPCEVCDGKRYNRDTLEVKYKGKSVSDVLEMTISEAHEFFGPVTGITRHLSTLESVGLGYVRLGQSATTLSGGEAQRVKLASELQRRSNGRSVYVLDEPTTGLHFEDVSKLLKVLNGLVDKGNTVIVIEHNLDVIKSADWVIDMGPEGGAGGGEVIAAGTPEDVAKVSQSYTGQFLAPLLR from the coding sequence GTGACCGAACAAATTGTCGTCCAAGGCGCACGAGAGCACAACCTCCGCAACGTTGACCTGGATCTGCCGCGAGATCGTCTCATCGTCTTCACGGGACTCTCCGGATCGGGCAAGTCCTCGCTTGCCTTCGACACGATCTTCGCCGAGGGTCAGCGCCGGTACGTCGAGTCGCTGTCGTCCTATGCCCGGCAGTTCCTCGGGCAGATGGACAAGCCTGCCGTCGACTACATCGGTGGCCTATCGCCCGCTGTGTCGATCGACCAGAAGTCGACGAGTCGCAACCCTCGCTCTACGGTCGGCACCATCACCGAGGTCTACGACTATCTGCGACTGCTCTATGCCCGAGCCGGGATCCAGCACTGTCCGGAATGCGGGGAGGAGGTGAGCTCCCAGTCGGCCGAGCAGATCGTCAACCGCATCATGGAGCTGCCCGAGGGCACCCGCTTCCAGATCCTTGCGCCCATCGTCCGCGGCCGCAAGGGGGAGTACAGCCAGCTCTTCGCCGACCTCCAGCAGCAGGGTTTCTCCCGCGCGAAGGTCGACGGCGAGCTCATCCGGCTCGACAGCCCGCCGACGCTCGACAAGAAGCTCCGTCATGACATCGACATCGTCGTCGACCGGCTCGTCCGGAAGGATTCGACACGGCGCCTCTCCGACTCGGTCGAGACGGCCCTGCGCCTGACCGATGGCCTCGTGGTCGTCGAGCGGATGGACGTCGAAGAGGGGGAGAGGGAACGGTACCGGCGGTACTCCGAGAAGCGCGCCTGCCCGAACGATCATGTCCTGGCCCTCGAGGAGATCGAGCCCCGCACGTTCTCGTTCAACGCGCCCTACGGCGCCTGCCCCGAATGCTCCGGCATCGGGGCCAAGCTCGAGGTCGACCCCGAGCTCGTCGTCCCGGATGAGTCACTCTCCCTCCGCGATGGCGCGATCCTGCCCTGGGCGGGCAACAAGGCCTATTTCACGCGGCAGCTGACCGCACTCGGCAAGGAGGTCGGGTTCTCGATCGACTCCCCGTGGGGCGAGCTCTCGCAGGAGGTGCGCGACATCCTCCTCTACGGCCGCGATTACAAGGTCGAGGTCAAGTACCGCAATCGCTGGGGCCGCGAGCGCACCTATTCGACAGGGTTCGAGGGTGTTCTCGACTTCGTCAAGAGGAAGCGTGAGGAGACGGAGTCGGAGTGGTCGAAGGGCCGCTACGAGGCCTACATGCGGGAGATCCCGTGCCCGGTCTGCCGGGGTGCTCGGCTCAAGCCGGAGGTCCTCGCCGTCACCGTCGGCGGTCTGTCCATCTCGGAGCTCGCCAACATGTCGATCCTCGAGGTCTCCGAGTTCCTCGGCCGGCTCGAGCTCGACGCCAAGCAGCGGGCGGTGGCGGATGCGGTGCTCAAGGAGACGCAGTTCCGGCTCGGTTTCCTCATCGACGTCGGCCTCACCTACCTCACCCTGGCGCGCGGGGCCGCGGGCCTCTCGGGCGGTGAGGCGCAGCGAATCCGGCTCGCAACCCAGATCGGCGCCGCCCTCGTCGGCGTCCTCTATGTCCTCGACGAGCCGTCGATCGGACTCCACCAGAGGGATAACGCGCGCCTCATCGAGACACTGACGAAGCTGCGCGATCTTGGAAACACGCTCATCGTCGTCGAGCACGACGAGGACACGATCAGGGCCGCGGACTACATCGTCGACATCGGCCCGGGCGCCGGTGAGCACGGGGGCGAGATCGTCTACGCGGGCGACTACGAGGGTCTGCTCGCCGAGGAGAAGTCGGTGACGGGCGCCTACCTCGCCGGCAGGCGCAGCATCCCGCTTCCGAAGACGAGGCGCCCCATCGATCCGGAGAAGAGGATCGTCGTGACCGGAGGGCGGGAGAACAACCTCAAGGACGTGACGGTCGAGTTCCCGCGGGCCTGCTTCGTCGCGGTCACCGGCGTCTCGGGGTCCGGCAAGTCCACCCTCGTCAACTCGATCCTCTACAACTCGCTGGCCAACCAGCTCAATCGTGCCCGCATCGTACCCGGGCGGCATACCTCCGTCACCGGTCTTGAGGATCTCGACAAGGTCATCCACGTCGACCAGTCGCCGATCGGCCGGACGCCCCGCTCGAACCCCGCCACCTACACGGGGGTGTGGGACCGGGTGCGGAAGCTGTTCGCCGAGGTGCCGGAGTCGAAGATCCGCGGCTACGGCCCGGGCCGCTTCTCCTTCAATGTCAAGGGCGGCCGGTGCGAGTCGTGCAAGGGCGATGGCACGATCAAGATCGAGATGAGCTTCCTGCCCGACGTCTACGTCCCCTGCGAGGTATGCGACGGCAAGCGGTACAACCGGGACACCCTCGAGGTGAAGTACAAGGGCAAGTCGGTCTCGGATGTTCTTGAGATGACGATCTCGGAGGCCCACGAGTTCTTCGGTCCCGTCACCGGCATCACCCGCCACCTGTCGACCCTCGAGTCGGTCGGCCTCGGCTATGTTCGCCTCGGCCAGTCGGCGACGACCCTGTCGGGCGGCGAGGCCCAGCGCGTGAAGCTGGCCTCCGAGCTCCAGCGACGCTCGAATGGCCGATCCGTGTACGTGCTCGACGAGCCGACGACCGGCCTCCACTTCGAGGACGTCTCCAAGCTCCTCAAGGTCCTCAATGGACTGGTCGACAAGGGGAACACGGTCATCGTCATCGAGCACAACCTCGATGTCATTAAGTCGGCGGACTGGGTCATCGACATGGGCCCGGAGGGCGGGGCGGGGGGAGGAGAGGTCATTGCCGCAGGAACTCCCGAGGACGTCGCGAAGGTGTCCCAGTCCTACACTGGCCAGTTCCTCGCCCCGCTCCTGAGGTAG
- a CDS encoding MBL fold metallo-hydrolase codes for MSTTYHTGPDQPPVTIALGDVTITKMSVGSMDNNVYLIENRRGDAVIVDAAAEPDRIVELAAGRTVRAIITTHEHADHIEALETVSHVFPTAKIAATAATADALPVEVDVTIENGAIHAFGDLELEFITLRGHTPEGCAVVVGTHILTGDSLFPGGIGKTPSDQAFFLLFNDVRDRIFERFDDSTAIHPGHGDSTTVGEQRPHLSEWEGRRW; via the coding sequence ATGAGTACGACATATCACACAGGCCCGGATCAGCCGCCCGTCACCATCGCCCTCGGGGATGTGACGATCACGAAGATGTCGGTCGGGTCCATGGACAACAACGTCTACCTCATCGAGAACCGCCGGGGCGACGCTGTCATCGTCGATGCCGCCGCCGAACCGGATCGGATCGTCGAGCTCGCGGCGGGCAGGACCGTCCGCGCCATCATCACGACCCACGAGCACGCGGACCACATCGAGGCCCTCGAGACGGTCTCTCACGTGTTCCCGACCGCGAAGATCGCGGCGACTGCCGCAACCGCCGATGCCCTCCCCGTCGAGGTCGACGTGACCATCGAGAACGGCGCCATCCACGCCTTCGGCGATCTCGAACTCGAGTTCATCACCCTCCGCGGACACACACCCGAGGGCTGCGCGGTCGTCGTCGGCACTCACATCCTCACCGGCGATTCCCTCTTCCCCGGCGGAATCGGCAAGACGCCCTCCGATCAGGCATTCTTCCTCCTCTTCAACGACGTCCGGGACCGCATCTTCGAACGGTTCGATGACTCGACGGCCATCCACCCCGGCCATGGAGATTCCACCACTGTGGGCGAGCAGCGCCCGCACCTCAGCGAATGGGAAGGACGGCGCTGGTGA
- a CDS encoding YciI family protein, with product MIFAALYTYDPARTDISDRRPSHRAYLKSLNEGGSLLASGPRGGGALLILSADDEAAARALIDADPFVTSGIVTDIDLEEWTVVYGPWS from the coding sequence GTGATCTTCGCAGCCCTCTACACATACGATCCGGCCCGGACCGACATCTCCGATCGTCGGCCTTCGCACCGCGCCTACCTCAAATCGCTCAACGAGGGTGGGTCGCTCCTTGCAAGCGGCCCCCGCGGGGGCGGCGCCCTCCTCATCCTCTCCGCAGACGATGAGGCGGCGGCGCGCGCCCTCATCGACGCGGACCCGTTCGTCACCTCCGGCATCGTCACCGACATCGACCTTGAGGAGTGGACCGTCGTCTACGGCCCGTGGTCGTGA
- a CDS encoding bile acid:sodium symporter family protein has translation MKKLDPFLVAIIAALVVGLIWPAPDGLRSGISTAGDVLVALLFLLYGLRLRTTEVLSGLTNWKVQGLIFASTYIVFPLVGLAIHPLLVPVVGDGFATGFLYLAFLPSTIQSSVTFTSIAGGDTGAAVCAATFSNVIGMFLTPLYVLVFMNIAGASAGSLTNVLTQLLLPFIIGQLLQPKLGDRIRRHPRSLRVYDQGTVVVIVLAAVLDSTAANTWDGVSAWQIIGLIAISSALLAFILSFTWYVSGWAKITRAGRIAVLMCGSKKSLATGLPMAQAIFPAAVIGPIAVPVIVFHQIQLLVCAVIASRMGRLPEDAWSRP, from the coding sequence GTGAAGAAGCTCGATCCGTTCCTCGTCGCGATCATCGCGGCGCTCGTCGTCGGCCTCATCTGGCCTGCCCCGGACGGCCTGCGCTCCGGAATCTCGACGGCGGGAGACGTCCTCGTCGCCCTCCTCTTCCTCCTCTACGGGCTTCGCCTGCGCACGACCGAGGTCCTGTCGGGCCTGACGAACTGGAAGGTCCAGGGCCTCATCTTCGCCTCGACCTACATCGTCTTCCCGCTCGTCGGGCTCGCCATCCACCCGCTGCTCGTGCCGGTGGTCGGCGACGGATTCGCGACCGGTTTCCTCTATCTCGCCTTCCTTCCCTCGACGATCCAGTCATCGGTGACCTTCACATCGATCGCCGGGGGTGATACCGGTGCGGCTGTCTGCGCGGCGACCTTCTCGAACGTCATCGGTATGTTCCTCACGCCCCTCTATGTCCTCGTGTTCATGAACATCGCAGGAGCCTCAGCCGGGTCGCTGACGAATGTTCTCACCCAGCTGCTCCTGCCCTTCATCATCGGTCAGCTGCTGCAGCCGAAGCTCGGCGACCGAATCCGACGACACCCGCGGTCGCTGCGGGTCTACGACCAGGGCACGGTCGTCGTCATCGTCCTCGCCGCCGTCCTCGACTCGACGGCCGCGAACACGTGGGATGGGGTGTCGGCCTGGCAGATCATCGGACTCATCGCTATCTCCTCCGCCCTGCTCGCCTTCATCCTCTCGTTCACGTGGTACGTGTCCGGCTGGGCGAAGATCACGCGCGCCGGCCGCATCGCGGTCCTCATGTGCGGCTCGAAGAAGTCCCTCGCGACCGGTCTGCCCATGGCGCAGGCGATCTTCCCCGCCGCGGTCATCGGCCCCATTGCCGTCCCCGTCATCGTGTTCCACCAGATCCAGCTGCTCGTCTGCGCGGTCATCGCCTCCCGCATGGGACGCCTCCCGGAAGATGCGTGGTCACGGCCGTAG
- a CDS encoding glutamine amidotransferase: MKPFLLIATRAEDKAADDEFDQILRFGRLTASDVRRVRLEQAPMPALDLDDYSGIIVGGSPFTGSEPEETKSPTQVRVEAEIATLLDEVVDRDFPFLGACYGVGTLGRHQGAVIDFTYGEPVGGTTIHVTDAGRDDPLLADMPERFSAFVGHKEAVRSLPDHAVLLAESAACPVQMFRIRENLYGTQFHPELDAEGIATRIRIYRNAGYFEPEEADTLVEAAYQWDVSDANRIIANFTARYARSESPSSLRRAPGSE; this comes from the coding sequence ATGAAGCCCTTCCTGCTGATCGCCACCCGCGCCGAGGACAAGGCCGCGGACGACGAGTTCGACCAGATCCTCCGATTCGGGCGCCTCACCGCGTCCGATGTGCGCCGGGTCCGCCTCGAGCAGGCTCCCATGCCCGCGCTCGATCTCGACGACTACTCGGGGATCATCGTGGGCGGCAGCCCCTTCACGGGGTCCGAGCCGGAGGAGACGAAGTCGCCCACCCAGGTTCGGGTCGAGGCCGAGATCGCCACCCTCCTCGATGAGGTCGTCGACCGTGACTTCCCGTTCCTCGGCGCCTGCTACGGGGTCGGCACCCTCGGCCGGCACCAGGGCGCGGTCATCGACTTCACGTACGGCGAGCCCGTCGGCGGCACCACCATCCATGTGACCGACGCCGGCAGGGACGATCCTCTGCTCGCCGATATGCCCGAGCGCTTCTCCGCGTTCGTCGGGCACAAGGAGGCCGTCCGGTCCCTACCCGACCATGCGGTCCTGCTCGCGGAGTCGGCCGCATGCCCTGTCCAGATGTTCCGGATTAGGGAGAACCTCTACGGCACGCAGTTCCATCCAGAGCTCGATGCCGAGGGTATCGCCACCCGCATCCGCATATACAGGAATGCCGGCTACTTCGAACCCGAAGAAGCCGACACCCTGGTTGAGGCCGCGTATCAGTGGGACGTGAGCGATGCGAACAGAATCATCGCCAACTTCACCGCGCGCTACGCGCGCTCAGAATCCCCGTCGTCGCTCCGGCGCGCCCCGGGCTCTGAGTAG
- a CDS encoding TerC family protein: MVVHTWEWFALGAVVIVLILIDLFGHVRKAHEPTIKEAAIWSSFYVAIALIFGAVMFWRHGSTFAGEYFGGYAVEKALSVDNIFVFIIVIASFKVPRLYQQKVLLYGIVMALVMRLIFILLGDALIQRFVWVFFIFGLFLLYTAIAQVREGVEDPNEKKKEIEEYKPNAIVRWTEKRFRVTEGFVGQRLVVRREGKTWLTPLFLCIVSIGTVDLVFALDSIPAIFGLTREPFIVFSANAFALLGLRQLFFLVDGLLEKLIYLHYGLAVILGFISFKLIIHAFHGYDLLLAIPEPPISVSLGVILGVITVTVIASLWGNKRRTKANLESNTGERITDETGDEGHRDHDAAAGEGFEAYSEPGARRSDDGDSERA, translated from the coding sequence ATGGTCGTCCATACGTGGGAGTGGTTCGCTCTCGGCGCGGTCGTCATCGTCCTCATCCTCATCGACCTGTTCGGACACGTCCGCAAGGCCCACGAGCCGACGATCAAGGAAGCGGCAATCTGGTCGAGCTTCTACGTCGCCATTGCGCTCATCTTCGGCGCGGTCATGTTCTGGCGCCACGGATCGACCTTCGCGGGTGAATACTTCGGCGGCTACGCAGTCGAGAAGGCCCTGTCGGTTGACAACATCTTCGTCTTCATCATCGTCATCGCCTCCTTCAAGGTGCCGCGCCTCTATCAGCAGAAGGTTCTGCTGTATGGCATCGTCATGGCACTCGTCATGCGACTCATCTTCATCCTGCTCGGCGATGCCCTCATCCAGCGGTTCGTCTGGGTGTTCTTCATCTTCGGTCTTTTCCTCCTCTACACCGCGATCGCGCAGGTTCGCGAGGGTGTCGAGGATCCAAACGAGAAGAAGAAGGAGATCGAGGAGTACAAGCCGAACGCGATCGTCCGATGGACGGAGAAGCGCTTCCGCGTCACCGAAGGCTTCGTCGGCCAGCGCCTCGTCGTTCGCCGCGAGGGCAAGACCTGGCTCACGCCGCTCTTCCTCTGCATCGTCTCCATCGGCACGGTTGACCTCGTCTTCGCGCTCGACTCGATCCCCGCGATCTTCGGCCTCACACGCGAGCCGTTCATCGTCTTCTCGGCCAACGCCTTCGCGCTCCTCGGCCTCCGCCAGCTGTTCTTCCTTGTCGATGGACTGCTCGAGAAGCTCATCTACCTGCACTACGGCCTCGCCGTCATCCTCGGCTTCATCTCCTTCAAGCTGATCATCCACGCCTTCCACGGCTACGACCTGCTGCTCGCCATTCCCGAGCCGCCGATCAGCGTCTCACTCGGCGTCATCCTCGGTGTCATCACCGTCACCGTCATCGCCTCCCTCTGGGGTAACAAGCGGCGGACGAAGGCGAACCTCGAGTCCAATACCGGTGAGCGGATCACCGACGAGACGGGCGACGAGGGCCACCGCGACCACGACGCGGCAGCGGGCGAGGGGTTCGAGGCCTACTCAGAGCCCGGGGCGCGCCGGAGCGACGACGGGGATTCTGAGCGCGCGTAG